In Candidatus Rokuibacteriota bacterium, the following are encoded in one genomic region:
- a CDS encoding DUF47 domain-containing protein, whose amino-acid sequence MFRLIPREEKFFDLFEQQAATIMSASCRLEELILDYANAKEKYQRIRDLEHQGDTLTHEVVKKLNTTFITPIDREDIYALASRLDDVLDLIDAVAERLVLYRIKTPTPGCSDMAKIIVKTAEETDRAVHCLRNLSPAYHTHCIEVNRLENEADRLLRDLLAGLFDGPDPIEIIKWKEIYETMEAVTDRCEDVVNVIEGITLKNA is encoded by the coding sequence ATGTTTCGGTTGATCCCGCGCGAGGAGAAGTTCTTCGATCTCTTCGAGCAGCAGGCCGCCACGATCATGTCGGCCTCGTGCAGGCTGGAGGAGCTGATCCTGGACTACGCCAATGCGAAGGAGAAGTACCAGCGGATCAGGGACCTCGAGCACCAGGGCGACACGCTCACGCACGAGGTTGTCAAGAAGCTCAACACCACCTTCATCACGCCGATTGACCGGGAGGACATCTACGCCCTAGCCAGCCGGCTGGACGACGTCCTGGATCTGATCGACGCGGTCGCGGAGCGACTGGTCCTCTACCGGATCAAGACGCCGACCCCGGGCTGCTCCGACATGGCGAAGATCATCGTGAAGACTGCCGAGGAGACCGATCGCGCGGTGCACTGCCTCCGCAACCTCTCGCCCGCCTACCACACGCACTGTATCGAGGTGAACCGGCTCGAGAACGAGGCCGACCGCCTCCTCCGCGACCTCCTCGCTGGGCTCTTCGACGGTCCCGACCCCATCGAGATCATCAAGTGGAAGGAGATCTACGAGACGATGGAGGCGGTCACCGACCGCTGCGAGGACGTCGTCAACGTCATCGAGGGGATCACGCTGAAGAACGCCTGA
- a CDS encoding DedA family protein: MGALFGWVHGLYEWTISWAGTPHGTAALGLIAFAESSFFPIPPDVLLIALALGRPDLAFWYATVSTAGSVAGGAAGYGIGYWGGRPVVEWLFGRSKVELVHRLFQRYEAWAVGIAGFTPIPYKVFTIGAGVFYVKFPVFLVASALSRGARFFLVAALLFTFGPPIREFVERYFEWLTVLLVVGIIGGFVVLRHLVPRAVGAAARTGRG; encoded by the coding sequence GTGGGCGCCTTATTCGGTTGGGTTCACGGCCTGTACGAGTGGACCATCAGCTGGGCCGGGACTCCCCACGGCACGGCGGCCCTGGGACTGATTGCCTTTGCCGAGTCCTCGTTCTTCCCGATCCCGCCCGATGTCCTGCTCATCGCGTTGGCGCTCGGGCGACCCGATCTGGCGTTCTGGTATGCGACCGTGTCGACCGCCGGCTCGGTGGCGGGGGGTGCGGCCGGCTACGGGATCGGGTACTGGGGAGGCCGGCCCGTCGTCGAGTGGCTCTTCGGCCGGTCGAAGGTCGAGCTCGTCCATCGGCTGTTCCAGAGGTACGAGGCGTGGGCGGTGGGCATCGCCGGATTCACCCCCATTCCCTACAAGGTGTTCACGATCGGGGCCGGGGTCTTTTACGTGAAGTTTCCCGTGTTCCTCGTGGCCTCGGCGCTCTCCCGCGGCGCCCGCTTCTTCCTGGTGGCGGCGCTGCTCTTCACATTCGGTCCGCCGATCCGTGAGTTCGTCGAGCGGTATTTCGAATGGCTCACCGTGCTCCTGGTGGTCGGCATCATCGGGGGCTTTGTCGTTCTCAGGCACCTGGTGCCGCGTGCGGTCGGCGCGGCCGCGCGAACGGGGAGGGGGTAG